The segment AGCATGATCTTCTGATATATTTTGCCCAACAATTATTCTTATATCATACCACTTTTCTAAATATTTCATGACTTCCACTAAAGTTTTTTTCTCTATACTTAATGTATCTTTTGCCCAAACTGACTCAAAACAGGCATCTATTTTTTTAGTTTCAATATTTTTTCTTCGAGGTGAATAAACAGCCATTTCTCCCGGCTTAATTTTCTTTAATAAATGATCTTTTTCTACAGCAACAGAACCTCTCAACAATGAAACTTTTGTTTCTCCAGTCAAGTCTTCTTTTACCGTAAAAGCAGTACCAAAAACCCGCACTTCTATATCTTTAGTTTCTACAATAAATGGTCTCTTAGCATCCTTATAAACATCAAAGAAGGCCTCTCCTTCCAAATGTACTTTCCGGTTTACTGCATTATTTTCTATAAAACAAGTAATAGTTGAACCTTTTTTTATCTATATAATTGAACTGTCAGGCAGAAGTATCTTTGATTTTCCTGTAAGAGCGGTATAAACCGTTGGTACAAATTCTCTTTCATTTGCCTTATACCTATTTAAATAATAATAAAGCCCTGCCACAAATAAAACCGCAACAGCTACCCAAGCAAAGCGCCTCCATACAAACCAAACGGAACGTGTCTTCTGCTGATGCAGACGTTGCTCCATCTTATTCCATAAAGAGTCAATATCCTGTTCTTTCTTATTTTCAAGCTGATTCCCCAATAATACAATCCATAGTTTTTTTAATGCAGCATACATTTCTTTCGAAGAGGTAGAACTGTTCATCCACATAGATAATTTTATTTTCTCCTCCTCACTTAAATTCCCTTTAAAGTCTCTCAACAAAAGTCTCCAAGGAATATCTCTATCCGAATTTTTTTCATTATTCATATATAATGCGCTATTAATCTACAATTTGAAATCTTGATTTATTTTCTTTCTGCTGAACACGTCGGTATATTGACAACGAATTATTATCCACCTTGCCTGTAATAAACTCCGGAATATTATATGACTTTAATAACGTCTGATAATAACAGACATCTTTTTGCGGGAGCAAGAATGGTTTTCCAAATCTTCCATCAGCAGAAAAATGGGCTATATAAGGCCGGGTATACAATCCATCCATACGTCTGCTACTAAAAATGACCCAACGTCCCGACGAAGACCACGAATGATAGCTTTCAGTATCAAAACTATTTACATTCTCTGCATATCGACCTTCTCCTGAATGTAAATCTATAACATATAAATCGGCATCCTTATGCCAAATGGGGAAAGTTCCATATGCAGAAACCGTTCCCAGCAAATAGCGGCCGTCTGGAGAAATCCGTGGAAAAGAAAAACTCTTATTTTCCTTATCCGCAAAAAATAAAGTATCAATAGTCTTGCCAATATGACCTGAACCTTCGTCAAAAGGAATACGACACAGATTATATTTTAAATTCTGAATAGAATCTGGGACACTTTTAGCTTTTGCAGAACAAAAATACAAAAACTTTCCATCTGGAGAAAAAGCCGGAAATGTTTCATAAGCACCATCCTGGGCTATCCGTGGAGAAGATATAATCAAGTGTTCTTTTACATTATACACAATGACATCCGAGGCCTTATCAAAAACCTCAACTCTTTGTGTCGGATGAAAACCCTGAGAGGTTTTATTTGTTGAAAAAGCTATATAATTTCCGGAAGGATGCCAATAAGGATAGACCAGAGGAGATATGGTCTCTTTGACTTTTGTATCAATAAAATCAATATGATCTTCATCAACAATAACAGTTCCCCCATACGTAGAACGCATATGGAACATATAATGCCGGGGATTCCAATTACAGAACGAATGACAATTCATGCAATTATTCCCAGTCGAAGTATTTTCTATAATAACACTTTGATCAAAATTCGTCAGATTCCGTTGATAAATACCCATCTGATTCCAGATCTCATATCCCGGCTCAATTAAACGATAAGCGATATATTCATCTATCATATCCGTTGATACTTCAATTGAAAAAGGGGCAAAAGCCACCTGATTGCCTTTTCGGTCCACAACAACTGTTACGTTTACAGACTTACCTTTTGCCTGCTGCAAAAAGTCATGCCATTCTTTTATAGGAACAGAAGTCTGATTATTCGAAGCTTTAACCACTAAAGAATGATCATCCACCTCATATTTAACAAATGACAGTTTTTCTCCTTTCACTGAGAAATTTAATGGAGCAATATTATAAGGGACAGTAATATTTTTATAATCAGGAACGATCACAACTTCTTCTTTCAAATGCTGATCTACTGTATAATCATTCTTACAAGAAGAGATTATTACTACCGAGAAAAACACTAAGAAAATGTATTTCATTTCTCACCTCCTTACTTCTTAAATAACAAATAAAACCAATAAGTTTTACCATGCGCTCTCTTCATCTCTTCAACAAAGTTTATATACCCACGTTTGTCAGCCAAATCTTGAGAAAAAGAACCATACGCCTGCTCAGTCGCCAAACTCACTCCCATTTTAGCCCAATTTCCAGGGGTATCTTGTTCTAATGCGATTACAGCCTGTTGTTCATTTAACGATAACTCGGGCCATATATCTGTATGATAATACGCATCATACAACTTCTTAAATGCAGATAAATCCTTATTTAGCAAAATAAAACCAACCCAATATTCAAACGCCATTCTATTCTGAGGATTATTCGTAACCAACAACTTCAAGGTATACATAAAATTGGAAGACACTGCATACGAACCGTGCCCTCGTAATGACAATCTTTTTGCTACATATTCTTCATTGGCAGCAATTAACGAATCCCCTAAAAATTGTCTCTGTTTTTCAGCCCAGCTTTTATAAAAAAAAGTATTCTCCAGTAAAGCTATATACTTTTCTGCCACCCGATAATTACCCTCTATAATATTGGTTTCAATCAGCCTTTGCATCAAACGGACATTTCCCTTCGTGCTCGTAACATATCCCTCAAATGCAAATTTTTGTGAGGACGCTATATCTCCTACTTGATAACAAATATCAGAATAAATCATTGCCGACATCAATGAATTGTCCCATTCTGACAACAAAGATTTACTTCCATTCTGTGGAAATGAAAACATTTTATTTCCAAGCTCGCCTTGACATGCCAAAGCCAAATTCAATACATTCATAGTCAGATCAGACGCTCTTTCCTCATTAAATGTTGCAATTATCTTATTCCACTGTTGATTTCTTAAATACCAATCGCGTTCATAACTATATAATTGCATTCTGTCCTGCGTGTGATAAACACCGTACAAGCCTCCCAGCAGCAGAAACAATGAAAACATCATACTCCACAATTGAGGTATTCTCTTTTCTGACAACCAACATCCCAATAATATTGAAAGAAGGCAGCTGCCCCAAACGTAGTACACCTTCTGTGCTTCCGGTAAAAACTCACAATAGAAATCAGGTTTAATTATTTGCCGACCATCTACAGCCCAATTCATTCCCAAAGGAAGAATGATCCATACACCACCAGCAATCAGAAAAGAAGCAATAGTTCCTATCACATGCGTTCTATGTAATTTCCACTCACAGACAACCAGTCCTGCTATAAATAAAGAATAAACCGGACCAGCCAATAAATACACTAAAGATAAAAGAAAGATCCCCAACAGCCATCGGTTAGATCGATGGATATTCTTCAAATAGATCAACCAGCCACTAAAACACATCAGACAAGCAATGGAACCTGACAGATGGTAATATAAATTGGTATGTAAAAAGACTAAGCCAATAATCGGGATTAAAGCAAGGGAATCTACCCACAAAAGATTCTTTCCAGACAATTCACATAAAACTTTTTTCCCTATATATCCAATTGACACTAAAAGCAAAGAAGTAAATAGAGCGCCAAAAAACGGGACAATATAAAACTGCCGAAAAAAACCGGCCAGATAATCCACTAACCCTCCTGGAACCAGCACCGTATCCCATACATATTGCCTGGTCAACTGAAACAACTGCAATTGCTCTTGATAGAAAAAAAAGTATGAATACTGACATTGCAAAAATAATCCTATTCCAATAAACACCAAGCCCCAATATATAAGACTATTCCGTTGCATATCTATCTTTCTTTTTATATATCTATAATTAATAGACGCCATTTGTAAAATTACCCCCTAAGCATCTTATTTCTCTTATGAATATTTTTCATTCAGAAATTTCCTGATTTTCTTTAATGCAATAGTTATCTGATTTTCCACTGTTTTTTCAGAAATATGCATTTGTTCGGCCAGCTCTTTATTACTTAACAATTCAATCCTACTTTTTAGAAATATTTGCCTACACCGGTCAGGTAATAATGAGACGGCTTCTTCTATCAAAACTGATAATTCTTTTATTTCTAAAAAAGAAGTCTCATTCTCTTGTCCAAGATCAAAATCCGGCATTTCCAACAAATAACATTGTTCTTTCTTAGTCCGAAAATACGAGATAACCTTATTCCGGGCAGATTGAAACAAATAAGCTTTTAAACTTGTGTGAATTTTTAAAGAGAATCTGTTCTCCCACAAAGACATAAAAATATCTAACACCAATTCTTCAGAAGACTCTGGATCATGTATAAAATAACTTATAAAAGATCTTAGAGGCTCAGCATAGTAATAAAACAGGCGCTTGAAAGCTTTCTGATCACTACCTTTCAATAATTCTAAAATTATGTCTTCATCTTCTTTTCTCATCAATCGCCTACTTTATTTGTGTTCAAATCTAAAAGTCCGACAAAAATAAATAATTTTCTATTACATTAAAGCCCCACAATGTAATATAAGATATATGTTACATGGCTTTTCGCCAAACAATATACTTCATATACAATAGAAATTTATTTTCTGCTACAATTTTCAATCCGAATAATCCCCCAAACTCTTCATTAAATAGTATAGAATTCTTAGGAAGTATCTTATAAATTATTTAAGTCACAAATGTGAATTAAATAATTCACCTATATAAATTAATTAAATCACTATTATGAATTGATTAATTCACATTGGTAAATTAATTAGTTTATCAAGAATAAATGAAGAAAAGATAGGGGTAAAACAGTAAAAACAAAAAAGTCATGCTTTATTTCCTTCTGTGTTTTGGAAGGGATAAATCATGACTTTCACTTGTTTATCAATAATTTATTCTGTTTCGTCCGGCAAATAGAATTCAAAATCGGCATCATGATCGCAGGTCAGTGTGCCGTCTTTGAAAACTAATTGGGCTACTTGGATAGACGAACGGCGCAAGTCGTAGGGAACAACCCCGTTTTCGCCCAACGGAGCTTCGTTGTGACTTTTGCGTCCCGGATGTGTGAAATAGAAGATATAAGCCCGATGGTTCGTTACAACGACATCGGCATGAGCACCGCTGGGTCTATCTTCCGGCCGCGAACTGGCTTCCCCTAAAATCAGCCCTTGTTTTTCCCATTTATCCAAGTCCTTGGAACGGTAGATACGAAGTCCTTTCCATTCATCGGTCAGCATCCAGAAATATCCGCGGAACCGAAAGACATTCGGACCTTCGTGTGCATCTCCGTCAATGACAACCTTCGAGGCCGACCAGTCATGCAGGCTCTTGCTTTCTGCCATCAAGGTATGAGAACCAGCCGCCTCATCTTTATACCACATACGCCAACGGCCATCCGGCTTCTGATAAACCGTAGCATCGATCACGGAATTAGACGAAAGCTTCAACGGGCCTTCACACTTCCAGTTCCATAAATTACGACTGGTGTAATGCACAATCTGTTTATCGCCGCCCCAATGACTACGAACCCCACGAATGTAAGCCACAAACATGTGGTATTCGCCATCCCGATAAACCACTTCAGGAGCCCAGAATGTATTATGACCGTCTTCGAATTCCAAGTCTAATGCTCCCCTGTACACCCAGGTTTGTCCGTGGTCTGTCGATTCAGCCACACCGATTTTCGTACCATAGCAATAGGCCACGTCCGGCGCATCCAGGTTTGCACGGCGCTGTGTATATAACATCCACCAGCTTTTGGCTTCCTTATTCCAGACAACTACCGGATCAGCCGCGCCATCGGTTACCGGATCCCGGTACAACGGCGCCGGAGCTTTATGAATCACATCCTGTGCATGAACCGGCCACCCCATGAGAAAAGACAATCCGATGCACAAACAAATACGCAATAAAGTAAAATGTTTCATTTTCATTGTTTATTAAAGATCCTAATTAATTGAACAGGGTTATTTCTAAAACTCCCGAATTCCGATTTGAAAGCCCACGGCTTTTGAAAACGAAACTCGGGAGTTTTATAAGCGAAAGAAAGAACACAATTCAATATTCTTCCCTATATTTACTCTCTTCTTTATCTTCCAATATACTTAAATAACTCTTGTAGCGGGATTCGCTGATATAATGTTCCTCTACAGCCCGCAACACGGCACAGCCCGGTTCATGCCGATGCGTGCAGTTTCCAAACTTGCACCCGGCAGAAACTTTGAATATTTCAGGGAAATAATGAGAAATCTCCGCGTCTTCCATATCAATCGTTCCAAAGCCCTTGATACCCGGCGTATCGATCAGATAGCCGCCTTCGGGCAAAGCCACCATCTCCGAAAAAGTCGTTGTATGCATTCCTTTGTTATGATACTCAGAAATATCACCGGTACGCAGACTCACACCCGGAATCAGTTTATTGATAATCGTCGATTTTCCCACACCCGAATGCCCCGATAAGACTGTTATCTTATCTTTCAAATCAGCTCTTAAGCCATCCAATCCTTCTTCGGTCTTGGCGCACAATGTCGTACACGGATAACCGATAGACGTATACAAATGAATTAAGCCCTGCATATATTCCTTATCTTCCGCCTTATACCGGTCAATCTTATTGAAGACCAGCTTAACAGGAACCCGATAAGCTTCGGCCGTTGCCAGAAAACGGTCAATAAAAACAGTTGTGGTAATCGGGTAATTGACTGTCACAATCAGCATCGCCTGATCTACATTAGCGGCAATAATATGCGCCTGCTTAGACAAATTTGACGCCCGGCGAATGATATAATTCTTCCGTTCCTCAATCTGACAGATAAAAGCCGTTCCTTCGCGGTTTTCTTCTATTTCAACCCGGTCGCCAACAGCCACCGGATTGGTCGTCCGAATACCTTTCAAACGGAAATTACCTTTGATCTTGCTTTCAACGCATCTTCCGTCTTCCGTAAAAACGGTATACCAACTACCCGTATTTTTAATTACCAGACCTTTCATTAAACCGTCATTATTTCTTTTTCTTTGGCAGCATACAGTTCATCCACCTTCTTGATAAATTTATCATGAACCTTCTGAACTTCTGCTTCAGCATCTTTTTCTACATCTTCCGGAACACCGTCTGACTTAATACTCTTCTTCAACGCTTCGATAGCATCACGACGGGCGTTACGAACACTGATCTTCGCCGTTTCTGCCTCCTGCTTAGATTGCTTAGCCAATTGACGGCGGCGCTCTTCAGTCAACGGAGGAATTCCCAAACGGATGATTTCACCATTGTTCTCAGGTGTAATACCTACTTCAGAGTTCAAGATCGCCTTTTCAATTTCCTTGATCAGGTTCTTTTCCCACGGAGTAATTACGATCGTCTTTGCATCTGGGGTATTGATGGAAGCCACATTGCTCAACGGAGCCATGCTGCCATAATAAGGAACTCGTATTCCATCCAGAATTTTCGGATTGGCTTTACCTGCACGAATACGTGCCAACTGTTCATCCAAATAAAGGATAGCAGATTCCATCTTTTCTTCTGCTTCTTTCACAAACTTCTTTGTATCAACCATATCTGTACCAAATTTATTCGTTTTTATAATCAAGATTATTTTTATTGCTTGCATCACTCTCCGTAAATATCCAGATTTTTCTGGTAGCTGAAAACCTGTTTCCTTACGAATTTTTAATTATAAACAAAGGTAATGAAAAGAATTTAAACTTTGCAAGCGGTGACTCTATTTTTGAGACCTGCTTTATTGACAAAGTAAATGCAACTCAACCACTTTTCCCAACCGCGAACATGCCAGGTCGCGAACATCAGTCATCCAATGAATGCGGATGCTTTCTGAAGTAGACAGATAAATAGGTCAAATATACGGCTCCCAGTCCGAGAATGATCAAGGCGCCGGCCTGCGATTCAATCCAGTCAGACACGATGCCCATAGGCACAACAAACAAAGCGCCGCCACACAAGCCCGTAATCATCAGACCCGACACTTCATTTTTGTTATCAGGAAAAGTATTTAACGCTTTCGAAATTAAAATAGAAAAGATATTGGCATTGCCGATTCCTAAAATCAACAACACAGCATACAACTGCTCAAGCGTAGAAGCAAAAGACAAGCCTATCAGAGCCAGCAACAGACCGAAGACACTCCAGCGGAAAAAGCGTTCGGACGCTATGTATTGCAACACCACTGCCCCAATCAAGCAGCCAATCGTCCGGGAAAGGAAATACACACTGCCGGCCATACTGGCATCGGCAACCGAAAAGCCCAGCCGCTCTACAAAAATCTTAGGAGCCGTCAGGTTAATTCCCACATCTATTCCGACATGACATATAATGCCTATCCAAATCAAGCGGATCAATGGATTTCCAAGTAATCTGCCATAACTTTTCAAGGAGTCACTCTCGGAATAATCATCCAACTCTTCAATAGAGGTAAAGCCCAAGCCAATGATAGAAACCAATGTGATTAATAAAAAGATGGGATATAATTCACGCCACTCATCCATCGTGAGTGCCGCCCAACTGGCAATAAACGGGGCCAAGAAAGAAGCTATGCCCTTGATGAACTGTCCAAAAGAAAGAGAACTTGCCAAATGCCGCTCGGATACAACATTCGATACCAGCGGATTCAACGAAACCTGCAACAAGACATTTCCTATACCTAACAGGGAGAAAGAAATCAGCATCATGACAAATTCATAATGCAACAAAGGTATCAGCAAGGACACGGTTGTTATAAACAGACTCAATAATACCGTCTTGCGTCTGCCAATGTAATTCATCAAGATTCCGGCAGGTATGGAAAACAGCAAGAACCACAAAAAGACCATTGCCGGACACAAATTGGCCATTGTGTCCGACAAGGCAAAGTCTGCTTGCATATGATTGGCTGCGACTCCCACCAAATCCACAAACCCCATCACAAAGAAAGAAAGCATGACCGGGATCAGGATCAATGATGAACTTGTCTTCTTCCTTCTCATAAGAAATCAGTCTGAAAAAGTATCGTTAATTATGCACATACGTACCGATGTCTTCGCCATCCATCACTTTCTTCAGATTTCCGTTCTTGTCCATATTAAAGACAATAATCGGCAAGTTATTTTCTTTACACATGGTCGTTGCGGTCAGATCCATCACTTTCAAGCCACGTGTATAGATTTCATCATAGGTAATATCAGAAAACTTCACAGCAGTCGGATCTTTCTCGGGATCTGCCGTATAAATACCATCTACACGTGTTCCCTTCAACATCACATCTGCTTCAACCTCTATACCGCGCAGCGAAGAACCTGTATCAGTCGTAAAGAATGGATTACCGGTTCCGCCCGACATGATGACTACATAGCCCTGTTCCAACAGTTCGATAGCCCGCCACTTGTTGTAGAATTCACCGATCGGTTCCATACGGATAGCAGTCAGCACCTTTGCCTTCACGCCTAAAGCCGTCAACGCTGAGCTCAAGGCCAAACTATTGATAACCGTAGCCAGCATACCCATCTGATCACCTTTCACCCGGTCGAATCCTTTGGATGCGCCACTTAAACCACGGAAAATATTTCCTCCACCTATAACGATACCAATCTGAACACCCATTTCAGCTATTTCCTTGATCTGTTCAGCATATTCGTTTAAGCGTACTTCATCAATACCATATTGTTTGCTACCCATGAGCGATTCACCGCTCAACTTCAAAAGAATCCGTTTATACTTAGCCATAAACACATTTGATTTTATTGGTTTCCGACAAATGTACGAATATTTATTCAGTTCTGACGACTTTTCCATAGGATTCACCCACAAATGAACTCATTACTTTCAGAGCCGGCCTTTCTCTTGCCCAATCAGGTGCAAGCAGAAGACGCTATTCCTCGTGAAACAGGAACGCAATACTGCGTCGGGTGTCAACGTAAGGTTGCGTCGGGTCTTAACACAACATTGCGTCGAGTGTTAGCGCAACGCTACGCTAATACCCGACGCAAGCCTACGTTTCTCCCTCAACTAAAGGGAACATTCTATCCGATAACTACCCGACTCTAAGTCCAAAGTCTCTTTGCTCTCCGATGGCTGACCATTTACACGAACATTTTCAACCGGAAATGGCAGAGAAACGGAAGCGGAAGAACCAACCGGTATCTGAACGTCCAGGACAAAAGAAGCATCTTCCTTTTCCCATCTGACCTTCAACAAGCCATAAGGCGTATCTTTGGATGCCTGAACCCACGAAATATCATTCACCACCTGAGGTTTAATCCAAATATGCTTGTAGCCTGGCTGGCTTTCATCCGGCATTATTCCGGCTAATGCCTGATAGAACCACGCTCCAATTCCATTGTAACAATTATGAATGTGGCTGCGTTCTCCATTCCAATGCTCCCAAGTAGTAGTTGCCCCGTTATCCAACATATACAAATAGCCCGGATAATCCCGTTTCTTCAGCATCTGATACATCCATTCAGCCTGACCATTCTTAACGGCCCATTCGGTTAATACCGGAATGCCGACCAAACCTGTTGCCAAATGTCCTTGGAAACGGTTCGCCGTCACTTCATACAAAGTCTTCAGGACTGTCTCCTTCAGGTTGTCCGGTGTGACTCCAGCCAACATCGGATACACCAAATCAATTTGTGTCCCGCTGGCATAAGTGTTTCCTTTTGCATCATAGAAAGTCTCCTGTATCCGTTTCGTCAGCGCATCATACTTTGCTTTATAACCACGACTATCATCCGCTTTATTCAGCAAAGAAGCAATTTTACTCATGGCCTGGTAACAAACCGCAATATAACAGTTATCCACTAAATCAACAGACAACGGATTTGTCTGATCAATACCAATCGGCGTTGCCCAATCACCCAAATACCAGTTTCGATAGGAAGTATCCGGCCACTTCTTCAACAAACCATCAACAGTATAGTGAGCCACATATTCCAACCATTGCTGCATATACGGATAATAACGGTCTA is part of the Parabacteroides sp. AD58 genome and harbors:
- a CDS encoding family 43 glycosylhydrolase, with translation MKHFTLLRICLCIGLSFLMGWPVHAQDVIHKAPAPLYRDPVTDGAADPVVVWNKEAKSWWMLYTQRRANLDAPDVAYCYGTKIGVAESTDHGQTWVYRGALDLEFEDGHNTFWAPEVVYRDGEYHMFVAYIRGVRSHWGGDKQIVHYTSRNLWNWKCEGPLKLSSNSVIDATVYQKPDGRWRMWYKDEAAGSHTLMAESKSLHDWSASKVVIDGDAHEGPNVFRFRGYFWMLTDEWKGLRIYRSKDLDKWEKQGLILGEASSRPEDRPSGAHADVVVTNHRAYIFYFTHPGRKSHNEAPLGENGVVPYDLRRSSIQVAQLVFKDGTLTCDHDADFEFYLPDETE
- a CDS encoding DUF6057 family protein translates to MQRNSLIYWGLVFIGIGLFLQCQYSYFFFYQEQLQLFQLTRQYVWDTVLVPGGLVDYLAGFFRQFYIVPFFGALFTSLLLVSIGYIGKKVLCELSGKNLLWVDSLALIPIIGLVFLHTNLYYHLSGSIACLMCFSGWLIYLKNIHRSNRWLLGIFLLSLVYLLAGPVYSLFIAGLVVCEWKLHRTHVIGTIASFLIAGGVWIILPLGMNWAVDGRQIIKPDFYCEFLPEAQKVYYVWGSCLLSILLGCWLSEKRIPQLWSMMFSLFLLLGGLYGVYHTQDRMQLYSYERDWYLRNQQWNKIIATFNEERASDLTMNVLNLALACQGELGNKMFSFPQNGSKSLLSEWDNSLMSAMIYSDICYQVGDIASSQKFAFEGYVTSTKGNVRLMQRLIETNIIEGNYRVAEKYIALLENTFFYKSWAEKQRQFLGDSLIAANEEYVAKRLSLRGHGSYAVSSNFMYTLKLLVTNNPQNRMAFEYWVGFILLNKDLSAFKKLYDAYYHTDIWPELSLNEQQAVIALEQDTPGNWAKMGVSLATEQAYGSFSQDLADKRGYINFVEEMKRAHGKTYWFYLLFKK
- the pyrH gene encoding UMP kinase, with the protein product MAKYKRILLKLSGESLMGSKQYGIDEVRLNEYAEQIKEIAEMGVQIGIVIGGGNIFRGLSGASKGFDRVKGDQMGMLATVINSLALSSALTALGVKAKVLTAIRMEPIGEFYNKWRAIELLEQGYVVIMSGGTGNPFFTTDTGSSLRGIEVEADVMLKGTRVDGIYTADPEKDPTAVKFSDITYDEIYTRGLKVMDLTATTMCKENNLPIIVFNMDKNGNLKKVMDGEDIGTYVHN
- a CDS encoding FecR domain-containing protein, with the translated sequence MKKGSTITCFIENNAVNRKVHLEGEAFFDVYKDAKRPFIVETKDIEVRVFGTAFTVKEDLTGETKVSLLRGSVAVEKDHLLKKIKPGEMAVYSPRRKNIETKKIDACFESVWAKDTLSIEKKTLVEVMKYLEKWYDIRIIVGQNISEDHAFTFTLTDEPIEEVMRLISRISPVQYHFNEDSILVINE
- a CDS encoding MFS transporter, coding for MRRKKTSSSLILIPVMLSFFVMGFVDLVGVAANHMQADFALSDTMANLCPAMVFLWFLLFSIPAGILMNYIGRRKTVLLSLFITTVSLLIPLLHYEFVMMLISFSLLGIGNVLLQVSLNPLVSNVVSERHLASSLSFGQFIKGIASFLAPFIASWAALTMDEWRELYPIFLLITLVSIIGLGFTSIEELDDYSESDSLKSYGRLLGNPLIRLIWIGIICHVGIDVGINLTAPKIFVERLGFSVADASMAGSVYFLSRTIGCLIGAVVLQYIASERFFRWSVFGLLLALIGLSFASTLEQLYAVLLILGIGNANIFSILISKALNTFPDNKNEVSGLMITGLCGGALFVVPMGIVSDWIESQAGALIILGLGAVYLTYLSVYFRKHPHSLDD
- a CDS encoding TolB family protein gives rise to the protein MKYIFLVFFSVVIISSCKNDYTVDQHLKEEVVIVPDYKNITVPYNIAPLNFSVKGEKLSFVKYEVDDHSLVVKASNNQTSVPIKEWHDFLQQAKGKSVNVTVVVDRKGNQVAFAPFSIEVSTDMIDEYIAYRLIEPGYEIWNQMGIYQRNLTNFDQSVIIENTSTGNNCMNCHSFCNWNPRHYMFHMRSTYGGTVIVDEDHIDFIDTKVKETISPLVYPYWHPSGNYIAFSTNKTSQGFHPTQRVEVFDKASDVIVYNVKEHLIISSPRIAQDGAYETFPAFSPDGKFLYFCSAKAKSVPDSIQNLKYNLCRIPFDEGSGHIGKTIDTLFFADKENKSFSFPRISPDGRYLLGTVSAYGTFPIWHKDADLYVIDLHSGEGRYAENVNSFDTESYHSWSSSGRWVIFSSRRMDGLYTRPYIAHFSADGRFGKPFLLPQKDVCYYQTLLKSYNIPEFITGKVDNNSLSIYRRVQQKENKSRFQIVD
- the frr gene encoding ribosome recycling factor; this encodes MVDTKKFVKEAEEKMESAILYLDEQLARIRAGKANPKILDGIRVPYYGSMAPLSNVASINTPDAKTIVITPWEKNLIKEIEKAILNSEVGITPENNGEIIRLGIPPLTEERRRQLAKQSKQEAETAKISVRNARRDAIEALKKSIKSDGVPEDVEKDAEAEVQKVHDKFIKKVDELYAAKEKEIMTV
- the rsgA gene encoding ribosome small subunit-dependent GTPase A — its product is MKGLVIKNTGSWYTVFTEDGRCVESKIKGNFRLKGIRTTNPVAVGDRVEIEENREGTAFICQIEERKNYIIRRASNLSKQAHIIAANVDQAMLIVTVNYPITTTVFIDRFLATAEAYRVPVKLVFNKIDRYKAEDKEYMQGLIHLYTSIGYPCTTLCAKTEEGLDGLRADLKDKITVLSGHSGVGKSTIINKLIPGVSLRTGDISEYHNKGMHTTTFSEMVALPEGGYLIDTPGIKGFGTIDMEDAEISHYFPEIFKVSAGCKFGNCTHRHEPGCAVLRAVEEHYISESRYKSYLSILEDKEESKYREEY
- a CDS encoding RNA polymerase sigma-70 factor, with translation MRKEDEDIILELLKGSDQKAFKRLFYYYAEPLRSFISYFIHDPESSEELVLDIFMSLWENRFSLKIHTSLKAYLFQSARNKVISYFRTKKEQCYLLEMPDFDLGQENETSFLEIKELSVLIEEAVSLLPDRCRQIFLKSRIELLSNKELAEQMHISEKTVENQITIALKKIRKFLNEKYS